One Ignavibacterium sp. DNA segment encodes these proteins:
- a CDS encoding PAS domain S-box protein, producing MQSDPKETNNTVSNGTNIAAEDLMKYKLLYENYPLILFSISLDKKIISINKNGASELGYDVNELIGTDISDIYILTEKDRIDKQIKYVLLNPGKQSSHEMIMLRKNGQSFWVRETIYTSADTEIITEINFVCDNITYQKNAEENAKKLAQSLQNMLDATPLGVLVYSLDENDDLILISTNQSAVNKLKIDVYKLISKKIQDIFPGLLKENFIEKFKSVLKTGKSLLNAQLNYEDTYLKGVYEFSVMKLTSNTIAVFFNDITEKHKATEALIQSEIKYKTLFESANDAIILVFNGVIVDCNQKTLELFKCTKEMFKDIPPYDLSPEYQPDGTVSSLKGKKKINDALSGQLQFFEWTHKRFDESIFIAEISLNRIQLGNLVFVQAIVRDITERKNSERIISEQKRELATLMSNLPGMAYRCKNNINWTMEFVSEGCYQLTGYRQDELINDKQISYASLIHKNDQLLVYEIIQNAVANHEPFTLLYRILTWQGLEKWVWEKGRAVYDEFGNVVCLEGFITDITERKLSEEKVNILAQTLKNVSECVCITNIRDKIIFVNKSFSRVYGYSQTEIIGKPISLIRSPNNDAAVVKEIHPQTLAGGWTGELINKRKNGEEFPVYLSTSLITDDSGKPIALAAVSMDITEAKMRQKELTDAKDKAEQVSRIKSNFFTNVSHELRSPLVGILGFAEILKNEIKNPALADMAETILLGGKRLLETLNNVLDLSRIETDKIKINYKEINLAGFVNENIKLFNALAEKKNLKLLVKKSKGDVYILADEHLLFQIFNNLMTNAIKYTHSGSVTAEIKSFKKNDLRFASLSITDTGIGIRDENKMIIFEAFRQVSEGLNRQFEGTGLGLTITKKLVEMMSGEIILKSKLGSGSTFQIVFPLQSAKLKEKDKKENKKSDKKTEETPILNSLHKVLMVDDDSASRDIAKLFLKNICEMDFAFTGQDAIAMALINDYKLILLDINLGIGLSGIEVAQKIKSIKGYEKIPIVALTAFALPGEKEEFLNAGCTHYLSKPFSRNDLVELLKDLV from the coding sequence ATGCAATCTGATCCAAAAGAAACAAATAATACTGTAAGCAACGGCACAAACATAGCCGCCGAAGACCTGATGAAGTATAAATTGCTTTACGAGAATTATCCATTAATTCTTTTCAGTATTTCTTTGGATAAGAAAATTATTTCTATTAACAAAAATGGTGCTTCTGAACTTGGATATGATGTTAATGAATTAATCGGTACTGATATTTCAGATATTTATATCCTTACTGAAAAGGATAGAATTGATAAACAAATTAAGTATGTGTTATTAAATCCGGGTAAACAATCTTCGCATGAAATGATTATGCTTAGAAAGAATGGTCAAAGTTTTTGGGTTCGTGAAACAATCTATACTTCTGCAGATACTGAAATAATTACCGAGATCAATTTCGTTTGTGATAATATAACCTATCAAAAAAATGCTGAAGAGAATGCAAAAAAACTCGCTCAAAGTCTTCAGAATATGCTGGATGCAACTCCTTTGGGGGTATTAGTGTACAGCTTGGATGAGAATGATGATCTGATTCTGATAAGCACAAATCAGTCGGCTGTCAATAAACTAAAGATTGACGTTTATAAACTTATATCAAAAAAGATACAGGATATTTTTCCCGGACTATTAAAAGAGAATTTCATTGAGAAGTTTAAGTCCGTATTAAAAACCGGCAAATCTCTATTAAATGCACAGTTAAATTATGAGGATACTTATTTAAAAGGAGTTTATGAGTTTTCAGTAATGAAGTTAACTTCAAATACTATTGCTGTCTTTTTTAACGACATAACAGAAAAACATAAAGCAACCGAAGCACTTATTCAGAGTGAAATAAAATATAAAACTCTTTTTGAATCTGCTAATGATGCAATCATTTTGGTTTTTAACGGTGTAATAGTTGACTGTAACCAAAAAACACTTGAACTATTTAAATGTACAAAAGAAATGTTCAAAGATATTCCTCCTTACGATCTTTCACCTGAATACCAGCCAGATGGAACTGTATCGAGCCTTAAAGGGAAGAAGAAAATCAATGATGCGTTATCGGGTCAACTGCAGTTTTTTGAATGGACTCATAAAAGATTTGATGAAAGTATTTTTATTGCGGAAATCAGTTTAAACAGAATTCAGTTGGGTAATTTAGTTTTTGTTCAAGCAATAGTTAGAGATATTACCGAAAGAAAAAATTCGGAAAGAATTATTTCTGAACAAAAAAGAGAACTTGCTACATTAATGAGTAACCTGCCAGGAATGGCTTATCGCTGCAAAAATAATATTAACTGGACAATGGAATTTGTGAGTGAAGGATGCTATCAGTTGACCGGTTACAGGCAGGATGAACTTATAAATGATAAACAAATAAGTTATGCAAGCCTCATTCATAAAAATGATCAGCTTTTAGTTTATGAGATAATCCAGAATGCAGTTGCAAATCATGAACCTTTTACTTTATTGTACAGAATTCTAACCTGGCAGGGTTTAGAAAAATGGGTTTGGGAAAAAGGACGTGCTGTATATGATGAGTTCGGAAATGTTGTTTGCCTTGAGGGCTTTATTACAGATATAACTGAACGGAAACTTTCTGAAGAAAAAGTAAATATACTTGCTCAAACATTAAAAAATGTTTCTGAATGTGTGTGCATAACCAATATACGCGATAAAATAATATTTGTTAACAAGTCTTTCAGCAGAGTTTATGGATACTCTCAAACTGAAATTATCGGCAAACCAATTTCACTAATCCGTTCACCAAATAACGATGCTGCGGTTGTTAAAGAAATTCATCCCCAAACGCTTGCAGGAGGCTGGACAGGTGAACTGATAAATAAAAGAAAGAACGGCGAGGAGTTTCCAGTATATTTATCAACTTCGCTAATAACTGATGATTCAGGTAAGCCAATAGCACTTGCTGCCGTTAGTATGGATATAACTGAAGCAAAAATGCGGCAGAAAGAATTAACGGATGCAAAGGATAAAGCTGAACAGGTATCCAGAATTAAGAGCAACTTCTTTACTAATGTAAGTCATGAATTAAGATCACCTCTTGTAGGTATCCTTGGCTTTGCTGAAATATTAAAAAATGAAATAAAAAATCCGGCACTTGCTGATATGGCTGAAACAATTCTGTTAGGCGGCAAACGACTTCTCGAAACTCTAAATAATGTACTGGATCTTTCTAGAATAGAAACAGATAAAATTAAAATTAATTACAAAGAAATTAATTTAGCTGGATTTGTAAACGAAAATATCAAGTTGTTTAATGCACTTGCAGAAAAAAAGAATCTCAAGCTGCTTGTTAAAAAATCTAAAGGAGATGTATATATACTTGCTGATGAACATTTGCTTTTTCAGATTTTCAATAATCTTATGACAAATGCCATTAAATATACTCACTCTGGTTCTGTTACTGCTGAGATAAAATCTTTTAAGAAGAATGATCTTAGATTTGCATCTTTAAGTATTACTGATACCGGAATCGGAATACGAGATGAAAATAAGATGATAATATTTGAAGCTTTCAGACAGGTTAGTGAGGGCTTGAACCGGCAGTTTGAAGGCACAGGTTTGGGATTAACAATAACCAAGAAGCTTGTTGAAATGATGTCTGGTGAAATTATTCTTAAAAGTAAACTTGGCAGTGGCTCAACTTTTCAGATTGTTTTTCCTCTTCAAAGTGCCAAGCTAAAAGAAAAGGATAAGAAAGAAAATAAAAAATCAGATAAGAAAACTGAAGAGACACCGATTTTAAATAGTCTTCATAAAGTCTTAATGGTTGATGATGATTCTGCAAGCAGAGATATAGCTAAGTTGTTTTTAAAGAATATCTGCGAAATGGACTTTGCTTTTACCGGACAGGATGCAATTGCTATGGCATTGATCAATGATTATAAATTAATACTGCTGGATATAAATCTGGGAATCGGTCTTTCGGGAATTGAAGTTGCTCAAAAAATAAAAAGTATAAAAGGTTATGAAAAAATTCCTATCGTTGCATTAACTGCTTTTGCTCTGCCGGGTGAAAAGGAGGAATTTTTGAATGCCGGATGTACACACTATCTCTCAAAACCTTTCAGCAGAAATGATCTTGTTGAGTTATTAAAAGATTTGGTCTGA